The sequence TTCTAAAAATGCATCCGCGCTATTTTTTGCTTCGTCAACGAAAGGCTTCATATCTTTATAAAAATCAAACGGTTTTGCTTCTTCACGATTACTTAAATATAATTCCCAATTCTTTTCGTTTTGAAGAAGTAAATTTTCCGTACGGTTTAAAAGGTCCATTCTATCACTCTTTTCTTCACAATTTCAGTTACTACAAGAATAGCATAGGTTGAAAAATCTTGCCTAAAATTAGATTATTAGCTAAAATATGGTAAAATAGACGAAGGTACGTTCTATTTATGAGATAGTTTCATGCCAGAAAGAGCTATTTTGCATTTAATTCATACTATCATTTTCATTTTTATTTGTTATAATAGATGATAGTCTAAAATTCAGAATAGAATTTTTCTGATAGAGGTGAAAAAAATGGCTATTGGTTACCCTAACGGCAAGAAGTATGCAGCGAGTCATGAGGGACTTCCTCAACAAAAACGGAAAGCTCCTGTAACTTATGGTAAGCGTGGTATGTCTTTGGAAGATGACCTAAATGATACGATTGCGTATTACTTAACTCACGAAATAGCAGTCATCCACAAAAAACCTACCCCTGTCCAAATTGTCAGTGTGGACTATCCAAAAAGAAGTAGTGCCAAAATTAAGGAAGCCTACTTCAAAACACCATCCACAACAGATTACAATGGTGTCTATAAAGGAAAGTACGTTGATTTTGAAGCAAAAGAAACGCAAAATACAACTTCTTTTCCGTTGAGTAATTTTCACGATCACCAAATGACACACATGGCAAACGTCTTAAAACAACACGGTATTGTTTTTGTCATTATTGCCTTCCAAAAACTCGGAGAAACGCATTTCATTCCCTTTGAAAAATTTTATCCGTTTTGGGAACGCATGCAAAGTGGTGGGAGAAAATCAGTCACTATAGCAGAAATACAAGATGTATCAGACCAAATTCCTTATGGTCTAAATCCAAGGCTTGACTTCTTGCAATCCATAGACAAATTATACTTCTAGTCAAACCTTTTTTAAAGGAGAGAGATTTTTAATGGCAGATAAACCGCAGACAAGATCTCAGTATCGCAATAAACAAAGTAGTGGTTCTAAAAAGAAACCTCAAAAACGAGGAAAACGAGTAGTCGCGAATATTTTCAAAACTATTTTCTTTGTGGGACTATTTTTCGCTTTCTTTGGTATTGCGGCTGGTGCAACTGTTTTTTACGATTACGCAAAAGATGCA comes from Listeria monocytogenes and encodes:
- the recU gene encoding Holliday junction resolvase RecU — encoded protein: MAIGYPNGKKYAASHEGLPQQKRKAPVTYGKRGMSLEDDLNDTIAYYLTHEIAVIHKKPTPVQIVSVDYPKRSSAKIKEAYFKTPSTTDYNGVYKGKYVDFEAKETQNTTSFPLSNFHDHQMTHMANVLKQHGIVFVIIAFQKLGETHFIPFEKFYPFWERMQSGGRKSVTIAEIQDVSDQIPYGLNPRLDFLQSIDKLYF